One genomic segment of Tripterygium wilfordii isolate XIE 37 chromosome 9, ASM1340144v1, whole genome shotgun sequence includes these proteins:
- the LOC120005491 gene encoding TIR-only protein-like: MNLYRKIFKPHYQQHLITINRSPPPCDVFINHRGIDTKRTIAGLLYDHLRRLGLHPFLDSKNMEPGDKLFDEIDSAIRRSKIAVAVFSPRYCDSYFCLHELALIMESKKRVIPVFCDVKPSQLRVVDNGSCDAKEIQRFKWALEEAKYTVGLTFDSHRGDWSEFLSEATDAVIKNLLEVEGGGGERRIRKNIVQRFLKRRTKIMV, encoded by the exons ATGAACTTGTACCGAAAAATCTTCAAACCCCACTACCAACAACACTTGATCACAATTAATCGATCACCACCACCGTGTGATGTCTTCATCAACCACCGAGGGATTGATACGAAGAGGACGATCGCGGGGTTACTCTACGATCACTTGCGCCGGCTTGGGCTGCACCCATTTTTGGACAGCAAGAACATGGAGCCCGGAGACAAGTTGTTCGACGAAATCGATTCGGCTATCAGAAGATCTAAGATTGCTGTTGCTGTGTTTTCGCCGAGATATTGTGACTCCTACTTTTGTCTACATGAGTTGGCCTTGATTATGGAGAGTAAGAAGAGAGTTATACCCGTATTTTGTGATGTGAAGCCGTCGCAATTGAGAGTTGTCGACAATGGAAGCTGTGATGCTAAAGAGATTCAGAGATTCAAATGGGCTCTTGAGGAGGCTAAGTACACGGTCGGCCTCACATTTGATTCCCATAGAGG GGATTGGTCGGAGTTCTTGTCGGAGGCGACCGATGCGGTGataaagaacttgttggaggtggaaggaggaggaggagaaagaagGATTCGCAAAAATATTGTGCAAAGATTCCTAAAACGAAGAACCAAAATCATGGTTTGA